Within the Opitutaceae bacterium TAV5 genome, the region CTTGATCGCGATGGCGGCGATGGCGATGAGGGGTGCGCTGAGGACAAGAATGGACAGCGAGAGGGTGATGTCGGTGAGGCGCTTGAAGTGGTTGGTTATCGGAACGCGCGCCATTTTGAACCCTTCCTGAAAAAGCCAGATGGCGTTGAGCCGGTAGAGGGGAATCTTGCGCCAGTAAAGCTGGTGAAACAGCTCCAGTGAGTAGATCGGCACGCCTTCGAAATAAAGTTCCTTCAGGCGCCGCAACACGTCGGGCGGGAGCGAGCATCCGTTTTCGTGCAGGACAACGGCCTCGACATCGAGGTGTCCGGAGGAGATCTCGGTGATAAGATCGTCGAGGAGCGGACGTCCGTCGTCGGAACCATCGTCGGGACGGAGGCGGGCGTAGCGGATTTCCCGGCCGAGTTGCAGGCGGGCAGCTTCCTCGGAAAACGCCGCGGCGTCGCCGCCGGCATAGATGACGAGACGGCTGGTGCGATGGTGCCGAAGCCTGGAATGGAGGAACCGGCGGAGAAGCAGTGTGGCCGGGGCGATGGCGAGAAAGGAAAGCCCGGCGACGGCGCGGCTTTGCTGCAACGGATAGCTGTAAGGCGGGAAGACAAAGGTGACGAAAAGCAGTGCAATAGCCGCGACGAAACAGGCGAGGAAGTGCAGGCTGAAGTAGTCGGCAGAGAGAAAATCCGTGCGAGGATTGTATCCGTCGATGAGATGCAGCGCGACGAACAGCAGCAGGAGCGGAATCAGCAGGGGCCAGAACAAGGGCGAATGCCACTGGACGATGCCACGCAGGATGGCTGCGAGATTGATGCAAAAGAACACCGCAATGCAGTCGCCGAGGACCAGCGCAGGCGTGAGGGGTCTTGTATATCTCATAAAAACAGACGGAGAGGGGGTCGGGGATGACAGAACGTTCCGCGCCGGAAGGACCCCGGCCTGAAAAAACCCAAATAATGTCGATGATGGGAACGTCCCAATATACAGGTTTCAACCGCGAATGAACGCGAATAGACGCGAATAAAAATACGATAAACTCATTATCAAATTATGGTGTGTTTCGTCTTTTTTCTGAATTCGCGTCTATTCGCGTCTATTCGCGGTTGGTTTGTCGGATTGGTAAAAAGGCCGGCAAAGGGAAAAGGCACACTGGCTCTACAAATACCAGTCGCGGATACCGTGTATTCCTCATACCAGCGTCCCGAATGTTTTTGATTTTACACAAAGGCCGCAAAGGACGCGAAGAAGGTAACTGGCAATCCTTTGCGCTCTTTGCGGCCTTGGTGTAAAAATCTGAAGGCTTTGGGGCTTTGGTATCACCGGTTCACTTCCCCTGTTCGTCCTTCCGGCCGGAGACCGCCGCGAGCAGAGCTACGCCACTGCAGAATGCCCCCAGCAGACAGGCGATCACCAGAACCGGACGCCACTGCTCGTCAATAGCGGGATGCAGGCCGAGATAACCCGCCATGGCCGACTGGATGGCGCACATGGAAAGGTAGATTGTTATTATGAGTGAGAATTTCATTTCCATATGATCACTGGAGGCGCCTGCAGTTCAGCCTGCTATATACATGATAAAAACGATGAGGCATGACGCCCCGATGATCGCCAGGCCGGCGACAAGCAACCACGTCTCTTTTGCATCCGGATCGATACTCATGAGCACTGGATATTTTCAGTATGTGGCCCGGACGATGCCCGTCACGCAGCCAGGACAAGGATTACACAGATGACAATCAGCGAAAGAGCGATTGTCACCTCGATGATGTTCGGGTGATTATCTTTATGGTCGTGGTTCATGGCTGGTCGGATGATGTTATAGCTGGCAGCAAAAGATCGGTGTGGGTGTTCGGTTGCCGACAACCGGGAGGCGTGGCCCGGGTCTGCATTTCGTCGGGCAGACGCAGCACCTCCTCCCAGGCGTCGAGCGCGGACGGAAGGTCGCGGGTGCGGGCAAAGGCGAGGGAGGCGCGGGCAGCGTCCTCGCAGGCGGCGGGAGTTTCGATCCAGTGATGCAGGGTCCGGACAAAGCGGGCGGTGTCGTCTGGCGCGGCCGCGATGCCGAGCCGGTGGGCGGTGACCTGGCGGGCGAGTTCGCCGCCGGGAGGACCGGCAAAAAGCACCGGACGGCCAACGGCGGCGATGCCGTAGAGTTTGCTGGGAAAGACGAGGCTCCCGCAGCTGTCACGCAGCGTCACCCAATGCGCATCAGCGGCAGCCAGGGAAGCGGCGAGGTGCCGGCGCGATTCGTGCGGACGAAAGACGACGTTCTCCAGACCACGGGCCGCGACCGCGCGCTGCAGCCGGGATTTGCGCGCGCCTTCGCCGATGAAGACGAACGCGAAACGCGAATCGCTGCGCAGCGCCTCCGCCACGCGCAGGCAGACATCGAGATCGTGCACGCGGCCGAGATTGCCGGAGTAGGCGACGATAAAACGGTCGCCGAGCCCCCATCGGGCGCGCATGGCGGCGACGGTCTCCGGAGGCGGTGGCGCGAGCCCGGCGGGAGCCCAGTTGGGGATGATGGCGAGACGGTCGGACGGCACGCCGCGGGCGCGGAGCAACG harbors:
- a CDS encoding sugar transferase, whose product is MRYTRPLTPALVLGDCIAVFFCINLAAILRGIVQWHSPLFWPLLIPLLLLFVALHLIDGYNPRTDFLSADYFSLHFLACFVAAIALLFVTFVFPPYSYPLQQSRAVAGLSFLAIAPATLLLRRFLHSRLRHHRTSRLVIYAGGDAAAFSEEAARLQLGREIRYARLRPDDGSDDGRPLLDDLITEISSGHLDVEAVVLHENGCSLPPDVLRRLKELYFEGVPIYSLELFHQLYWRKIPLYRLNAIWLFQEGFKMARVPITNHFKRLTDITLSLSILVLSAPLIAIAAIAIKREDGGPVFFRQQRIGRNRVPFTLYKLRTMRPGPKGGSSPGGGGNYTAKNDSRVTRIGRFLRCSRLDELPQLWNVLKGDMSMIGPRAEWDVLVADYEHSIRCYHFRHLVRPGITGWAQINYPYGGNFDDTLRKLEYDLYYIRHFSFLLDATIVIRTVHVMLTGKGGQ
- a CDS encoding glycosyl transferase family 1 is translated as MIVFLNRFYHPSTTATGQLLTDLAEGLAARGHAVRVVTSRHDASLPEDETHNGVRIHRIGTPARWRGFARITEFRAFHVAARRRLPSLLAPADTVVALTDPPLVGVTAAQACRASGARLVHWVQDIYPELLAAAGAGWPALPLVALLRLRRDRAWREATRCVTLGGDMAALLRARGVPSDRLAIIPNWAPAGLAPPPPETVAAMRARWGLGDRFIVAYSGNLGRVHDLDVCLRVAEALRSDSRFAFVFIGEGARKSRLQRAVAARGLENVVFRPHESRRHLAASLAAADAHWVTLRDSCGSLVFPSKLYGIAAVGRPVLFAGPPGGELARQVTAHRLGIAAAPDDTARFVRTLHHWIETPAACEDAARASLAFARTRDLPSALDAWEEVLRLPDEMQTRATPPGCRQPNTHTDLLLPAITSSDQP